In a single window of the Cucumis melo cultivar AY chromosome 11, USDA_Cmelo_AY_1.0, whole genome shotgun sequence genome:
- the LOC103502100 gene encoding zinc finger protein CONSTANS-LIKE 9-like isoform X1, which yields MGFMCDFCGDQRSMVYCRSDAACLCLSCDRNVHSANALSRRHTRTLLCERCHLQPSTVRCIEERVSLCQNCDWTGHGTSTLASSSHKRQTINCYSGCPSAAELSCIWSFVLDVPSVNDACEKELGLMSIAETDLTGAWSLSENNAGQRMPRSTEASDVCSREKSNVLVGSSSLFGSRPHTSDQSVELDNVALPKDLLRHHIFGMQFCCPGTKVAEFCGEDADLYKEFDMDEMDLNLENYEDLFSMSLNHSEEFFENGGIDSFFEAKGLSFEDSVSHSAVAAEGSSVGVVQQMQPAYSNGASADSVMSTKTEPILCFNSRQAQSGMSFSGLTGESSAGDHQDCGASSMFLMGEPPWCAPSTESSFPSTDRNSAVQRYKEKKKTRKFEKTVRYATRKARADVRRRVKGRFVKAGEAYDYDPLNQARSC from the exons ATGGGTTTCATGTGTGATTTTTGTGGGGATCAGAGGTCAATGGTTTACTGCCGATCTGACGCTGCGTGTTTGTGCTTATCATGTGATCGTAATGTCCATTCTGCTAACGCCTTGTCGAGGCGACATACAAGAACATTGTTGTGTGAAAGATGCCATTTGCAACCCTCCACGGTAAGGTGTATTGAAGAGAGAGTTTCTCTGTGTCAAAATTGTGACTGGACTGGTCATGGCACATCTACCCTTGCTTCATCATCACACAAGAGGCAAACCATCAATTGTTACTCTGGTTGTCCATCGGCTGCAGAACTTTCTTGCATCTGGTCTTTTGTTTTGGATGTTCCATCCGTAAATGATGCTTGTGAGAAAGAACTGGGATTGATGAGCATTGCTGAGACTGACTTGACGGGCGCCTGGAGCCTTTCGGAGAACAACGCTGGTCAAAGAATGCCCCGGTCAACTGAAGCCAGTGATGTTTGTAGCAGAGAAAAGTCAAATGTTTTGGTTGGATCATCTTCACTCTTTGGCTCTAGGCCTCACACTTCAGATCAGTCAGTCGAATTGGATAATGTGGCTTTACCCAAG GATCTTTTGAGGCATCACATTTTTGGCATGCAGTTTTGCTGTCCTGGAACAAAAGTTGCTGAATTCTGCGGTGAGGATGCCGATCTTTACAAGGAGTTTGATATGGATGAAATGGATTTGAATCTTGAAAATTATGAGGACCTATTTAGCATGAGCCTTAATCATTCTGAAGAGTTTTTCGAGAATGGTGGAATTGATAGCTTTTTTGAGGCAAAAGGCCTGTCTTTTGAAGATTCAGTTTCCCACAGTGCTGTTGCTGCAGAG GGTTCTTCCGTGGGAGTGGTCCAACAAATGCAGCCAGCTTACAGCAATGGTGCCTCTGCTGACTCAGTGATGAGTACTAAAACCGAACCCATTCTCTGTTTCAATTCAAGGCAAGCCCAGTCGGGTATGTCGTTTTCTGGCCTTACTGGTGAGAGTAGTGCTGGTGATCATCAAGACTGTGGAGCCTCTTCAATGTTTCTAATGGGTGAGCCTCCATGGTGTGCACCTAGCACTGAAAGTTCCTTCCCATCTACTGATCGCAATAGTGCTGTTCAGCGTTataaggagaaaaagaagacgCGCAA GTTTGAGAAAACAGTGAGATACGCCACTCGCAAAGCGAGAGCCGATGTCAGAAGGCGTGTGAAGGGACGGTTTGTGAAGGCTGGAGAGGCGTATGATTACGACCCACTGAACCAGGCTAGAAGCTGCTGA
- the LOC103502100 gene encoding zinc finger protein CONSTANS-LIKE 9-like isoform X2, translating into MGFMCDFCGDQRSMVYCRSDAACLCLSCDRNVHSANALSRRHTRTLLCERCHLQPSTVRCIEERVSLCQNCDWTGHGTSTLASSSHKRQTINCYSGCPSAAELSCIWSFVLDVPSVNDACEKELGLMSIAETDLTGAWSLSENNAGQRMPRSTEASDVCSREKSNVLVGSSSLFGSRPHTSDQSVELDNVALPKFCCPGTKVAEFCGEDADLYKEFDMDEMDLNLENYEDLFSMSLNHSEEFFENGGIDSFFEAKGLSFEDSVSHSAVAAEGSSVGVVQQMQPAYSNGASADSVMSTKTEPILCFNSRQAQSGMSFSGLTGESSAGDHQDCGASSMFLMGEPPWCAPSTESSFPSTDRNSAVQRYKEKKKTRKFEKTVRYATRKARADVRRRVKGRFVKAGEAYDYDPLNQARSC; encoded by the exons ATGGGTTTCATGTGTGATTTTTGTGGGGATCAGAGGTCAATGGTTTACTGCCGATCTGACGCTGCGTGTTTGTGCTTATCATGTGATCGTAATGTCCATTCTGCTAACGCCTTGTCGAGGCGACATACAAGAACATTGTTGTGTGAAAGATGCCATTTGCAACCCTCCACGGTAAGGTGTATTGAAGAGAGAGTTTCTCTGTGTCAAAATTGTGACTGGACTGGTCATGGCACATCTACCCTTGCTTCATCATCACACAAGAGGCAAACCATCAATTGTTACTCTGGTTGTCCATCGGCTGCAGAACTTTCTTGCATCTGGTCTTTTGTTTTGGATGTTCCATCCGTAAATGATGCTTGTGAGAAAGAACTGGGATTGATGAGCATTGCTGAGACTGACTTGACGGGCGCCTGGAGCCTTTCGGAGAACAACGCTGGTCAAAGAATGCCCCGGTCAACTGAAGCCAGTGATGTTTGTAGCAGAGAAAAGTCAAATGTTTTGGTTGGATCATCTTCACTCTTTGGCTCTAGGCCTCACACTTCAGATCAGTCAGTCGAATTGGATAATGTGGCTTTACCCAAG TTTTGCTGTCCTGGAACAAAAGTTGCTGAATTCTGCGGTGAGGATGCCGATCTTTACAAGGAGTTTGATATGGATGAAATGGATTTGAATCTTGAAAATTATGAGGACCTATTTAGCATGAGCCTTAATCATTCTGAAGAGTTTTTCGAGAATGGTGGAATTGATAGCTTTTTTGAGGCAAAAGGCCTGTCTTTTGAAGATTCAGTTTCCCACAGTGCTGTTGCTGCAGAG GGTTCTTCCGTGGGAGTGGTCCAACAAATGCAGCCAGCTTACAGCAATGGTGCCTCTGCTGACTCAGTGATGAGTACTAAAACCGAACCCATTCTCTGTTTCAATTCAAGGCAAGCCCAGTCGGGTATGTCGTTTTCTGGCCTTACTGGTGAGAGTAGTGCTGGTGATCATCAAGACTGTGGAGCCTCTTCAATGTTTCTAATGGGTGAGCCTCCATGGTGTGCACCTAGCACTGAAAGTTCCTTCCCATCTACTGATCGCAATAGTGCTGTTCAGCGTTataaggagaaaaagaagacgCGCAA GTTTGAGAAAACAGTGAGATACGCCACTCGCAAAGCGAGAGCCGATGTCAGAAGGCGTGTGAAGGGACGGTTTGTGAAGGCTGGAGAGGCGTATGATTACGACCCACTGAACCAGGCTAGAAGCTGCTGA